The following is a genomic window from Geobacillus subterraneus.
ATTCTATTTTCAATTGGGAATCTGGTGGTACAACCACAGGTTTTAGTTCTTGATTTTTAATGAGTTCTGGCGGAGAACTTGTATCGGCACAAACAGAACTAAGTAATCCATTCCAACAATACGAACCTTGTGCCACTTCTACCTTTTTTTCTCCAACAGTTATGGTTGGTAAAGGTGGTTTAGCACTAAATAGTTCAGTAACAAAATCCCCCCCAATGCCTAACGCAATTAATACTAATAATGTAATTAAAAACTTTTTCATACACTTCCCCCTCATGGGTTAATTTTCCCTTTGCTAATTTTCTGAGTAATCTATATATTCAGTTTAACATAAAATACCAAAATCATTAAAAAGGATTTAGTCAAAAAATATTGATATTTCAGCAAAAAATAAAAAACAAATCGTATACTGATTTGGTCCTATAAAATATCAAATCCCTTAAGGTTATTGCATATAGATTATTTCTTTTAAATCAAATTGTTTTTTTGCAATGCCTAATCGTTGAGCAGGTGTTCCTACTGTCTCCTTTGTTTTGTATGCTAAACAAAAATTGTAGTAAGTCCGAAGTATGGTAAGAGCCATTTGAGCATACTTTGAGTTAAAGTTTGAATAGATATAGCTTTTTCCGTCACCACGAGCTGTTATCAATGGTCTTTCTAAAATAGATAGCCGTCTTCGAATGTGCTGGATAAAGGTATTTGTGGCGTTGTCATTCACGATTAGCAATGTCCTTTGGTTCGAATGATGAAAGATTGGTTGTACAATCAATTCATCGAAATCTTCTGTCAATTGTCGCAAGTGGATGTTCAATCGAATTATCAGCGTATTCATAATGACTGCTGCCACCTGAAATGACTTTCTTATGAAATTGGTGTGTATGAAATAATTCTTCCAGTTTCAGAAAAGCCAATTTCTGCAAAGAACTTGTAATCATAACCAAAGTTAATTCCCCAGTTGATTAAATCCACTCCTGCTTGAATAAATTCCTCACGAGCTTGTTTCCGAGATTTTGTTTTATCCGTTTGACAAAGAAAATGGTGGGCATTAGATAAGTGAATTTCTTTGGCAAATACACGATAAAGGGAAGTCATCAATGAATTTATGTCCAATTAGCATCAATTTTAACACATATTTGGAATACTGTCTGTTGGTCAGCAGTCACTTGCTAATTATAATGCGATTAATGGTGATAAATTCAATAAAACATTGATATATCAACAAATAAAAGGAGTCCAATTCATATGCGAATTGAACTCCTTTTTGTATTACTTTTTTCAATTTTATACTCAACAACCGAACCCGTTATGTTAAATTGTGCCTTTTTGTATGTTATCCCAAAGAATAATCTAGCGGATGTGTAGAGAAAATAATCCAAAAAATGGTTCTTTCGGGAGTTTTTTATCAAAAACGATGTTATTTCATCAGAACTCAAGACATCGCTAAAAGTATGAAAGCGGATGTGACACAATTAAAATGTGAAGATGATATGGTATACAGAACGTAACAAGAAGGATGCTAAAAATGAAATCGAAAACGAGCAATAAAAAGTGGTCATTTTGAATCGATCGATAAACTGCATTCATACGGAGGTTTCTAATGAACAGGGATAAAGACAAGAAAGAAACTGAGAAAAAAGAGGAACAAACACAACAAACAAGTAATGAGGATAACGTCATACGGGAACTTGAAGAAGAATTTACAAAAGATGTGCTGATATTTTAAAGGACAGCTCACTGCTGTCCTTTTTATACCCTTAAATCGGCATGTTGCAAGTCTGATTTTTCCACCTGAACGGTTGTCATCATCCCCCCTCATTTATTATCTAAATCCCTCATTTTCATGAAAAAACATTTCCTAAACTTGACAAAAAACTGAATGTAAAATATGATACATACATATGAATATATGCTCATATATAATAAATAAAGTGAGGGAAATCATCATGAAGACCGAAGACCATTCTTTCCTAAAATCTGAAACCATTGAAAATGTATCGCGCATATTTAAAGTATTAGCCGATCCAACACGAATCAAAATTCTTTATTTGTTATCGCAAGAAGAGTGCAATGTCAATCACATTGCAGAAGTGTTGGAAATGTCACAATCAGCCGTTTCCCACCAACTTAGTATGTTGCGAAATCTGAGACTGGTTAAGTATCGCCGTGAAGGAAAAACACTGTTTTACTCCTGCGATGACGAACACGTTATTTCATTATTAAAACAAGCCATTGACCATGCTGAACATCATTAAGGAGGCGTTTTATCATGCATCATCACCACCATCATTCTCACGACCACCATGGTCATCACCATCACCACGGACACCATCATGGTCACAGTAGAGAAGGGAATAAAAAAGGGCTTACGATTGCACTTCTCATTACCACTGGAATTATGTTATTGGAGTTTTTTGGAGGTTTAATCACAAACAGTCTAGCTCTTCTTTCTGACTCTGGTCATATGCTTAGTGATGCCAGTTCACTTGTTCTTAGTCTAGTTGCTATTTGGTTTGCCACCAAACCAGCTTCCCCCAATAAAACGTATGGCTTTTATCGTTTTGAAATTTTAGCCGCTTTATTTAATGGAGTTACCTTGTTTGTAATCGCTGGATTTATTATTTGGGAAGCAATTGAACGTTTTTACAACCCACCAACGGTAGCTAGCGGCTCTATGATGATCATTGCGTCCATTGGTCTGTTTGCCAATCTTTTAAGTGCTTGGGCGTTAATGAGAAAAGGGGATGTGAAAAATAATGTCAATCTTCGTAGCGCTTATCTTCATGTGATCGGTGACGCTTTGGGTTCCGTAGGTGCTATCATCGCTGGGCTTGTCATGTGGCTCTTTAGTTGGTATGTCGCTGACCCCATTATTTCCATTTTGGTTGCCTTATTAATCTTGAAAGGCGCTTGGGGAGTGATTAAACAT
Proteins encoded in this region:
- a CDS encoding cation diffusion facilitator family transporter, translating into MHHHHHHSHDHHGHHHHHGHHHGHSREGNKKGLTIALLITTGIMLLEFFGGLITNSLALLSDSGHMLSDASSLVLSLVAIWFATKPASPNKTYGFYRFEILAALFNGVTLFVIAGFIIWEAIERFYNPPTVASGSMMIIASIGLFANLLSAWALMRKGDVKNNVNLRSAYLHVIGDALGSVGAIIAGLVMWLFSWYVADPIISILVALLILKGAWGVIKHTVHILMEGTPITIDQNEVKKALESIEGVINVHDLHIWTITSGLDSLSCHILIEDHQDSQKVLQDAIHMIEEKFKILHTTIQIETSQIHHGEMKV
- a CDS encoding ArsR/SmtB family transcription factor — protein: MKTEDHSFLKSETIENVSRIFKVLADPTRIKILYLLSQEECNVNHIAEVLEMSQSAVSHQLSMLRNLRLVKYRREGKTLFYSCDDEHVISLLKQAIDHAEHH